A region from the Rhodopseudomonas julia genome encodes:
- a CDS encoding amino acid ABC transporter ATP-binding protein, which translates to MIKLENVHKSFGDHEVLKGVDAEIDKGQVVCLIGPSGSGKSTLLRCINGLETYQAGRISIDDETVDVTAPSIHDLRTRVSMVFQRFNLFPHRTAIENVMEGPRYVLKQDKATVREKAERLLTRVGLADKLNAYPASLSGGQQQRVAIARALAMEPEAILFDEPTSALDPEMVGEVLQVMRALAEEHMTMLVVTHEILFAREVADRVLFLDGGRIVEEGAANEVLRQPKNERTQDFLRRVTHPV; encoded by the coding sequence ATGATCAAGCTCGAAAACGTGCACAAGAGTTTCGGCGATCATGAAGTGCTGAAGGGCGTCGATGCGGAGATCGACAAGGGACAGGTCGTGTGTCTGATCGGCCCGTCGGGCTCCGGCAAATCAACGCTTTTGCGCTGCATCAACGGGCTCGAGACTTACCAGGCTGGCCGGATCAGCATCGACGACGAGACAGTCGACGTCACCGCCCCTTCGATCCACGATCTGCGCACGCGCGTCTCCATGGTCTTCCAGCGCTTCAATCTCTTCCCGCACAGGACGGCGATCGAGAACGTCATGGAAGGTCCACGCTACGTCCTGAAACAGGACAAGGCGACGGTGCGGGAAAAGGCGGAGCGGCTTTTGACGCGCGTCGGGCTCGCCGACAAGCTCAACGCCTATCCTGCCTCCCTCTCCGGCGGCCAGCAGCAGCGCGTGGCGATTGCCCGGGCGCTCGCCATGGAGCCGGAAGCGATCCTCTTCGACGAGCCGACCTCGGCGCTCGATCCCGAGATGGTCGGAGAAGTCCTTCAGGTGATGCGGGCGCTGGCGGAAGAGCACATGACCATGCTCGTCGTCACGCACGAGATCCTGTTTGCGCGCGAAGTCGCAGATCGCGTGCTGTTCCTGGACGGTGGGCGCATCGTCGAGGAAGGTGCGGCCAACGAGGTGCTGCGCCAACCGAAGAACGAACGCACCCAGGATTTTCTGCGCCGCGTCACCCATCCGGTTTGA
- a CDS encoding cupin domain-containing protein, whose translation MGSNPREALAVQELENEPGEEDRSLGSAVREARRARGLSLKQVADGAGISVGLLSQIERGISSPSVRALRAICNVLEMPVFTLFGDMEAKSELEARRIVRAAERRQVDFGAKGMVKSFLTTNEEGALQMMEIVLEPGGGSGEEAYSHEGEETGLVLEGRLELFVDGSVYRLKDGDAFAFESRLPHRFRNLAEGTTRILWVTTPPVW comes from the coding sequence ATGGGTTCGAACCCGCGCGAAGCCTTGGCCGTCCAGGAGTTGGAGAACGAGCCGGGTGAAGAGGACCGTTCGCTCGGTTCTGCGGTCCGCGAAGCACGTCGTGCCCGCGGCCTGTCGCTGAAGCAGGTCGCCGACGGCGCCGGCATCTCGGTCGGTCTCCTAAGCCAGATCGAGCGGGGCATTTCTTCGCCCTCCGTGCGGGCGCTGAGGGCGATCTGCAACGTGCTCGAAATGCCGGTCTTCACGCTCTTCGGTGACATGGAGGCGAAATCCGAGCTCGAAGCGCGACGCATCGTTCGTGCGGCTGAGCGCCGGCAGGTCGATTTCGGCGCCAAGGGCATGGTCAAATCCTTCCTGACGACGAACGAGGAAGGCGCGCTCCAGATGATGGAGATCGTCCTGGAGCCCGGCGGCGGCTCGGGCGAGGAAGCCTACAGCCATGAAGGCGAAGAGACGGGTCTCGTCCTTGAAGGTCGCCTGGAGCTCTTCGTCGACGGCAGTGTCTACCGTTTGAAGGACGGCGATGCCTTCGCCTTCGAAAGCCGCCTGCCGCACCGCTTCCGCAATCTCGCGGAAGGAACGACGCGCATTCTCTGGGTCACCACGCCGCCGGTCTGGTGA
- a CDS encoding substrate-binding periplasmic protein: protein MDMKHVASLAFGFAMAFAAPAYAESVDVGVTTTGVPFTFVDTASQEPTGAMVDLAKAITADIGDEAEFKVVAFSALIPALSSGKIDLISAGMFATDERKKVVDFSTPVYSYGDAMFVAADDTTDYTLDDLKGETVGAQIGTTFADKLQALGTFGEVKLYDSIADIMRDVKLGRIKAGFGDKPIVAYQVSQKPELGVRLVEGYEPMQKGDVAVAVSKENSALLEKVNAAIAKLKDSGELDKIFAKYGL from the coding sequence ATGGATATGAAACACGTCGCCTCGCTCGCCTTCGGTTTCGCGATGGCGTTTGCAGCCCCTGCCTATGCCGAATCCGTCGATGTGGGCGTCACCACGACGGGCGTTCCCTTCACCTTCGTCGACACGGCGAGCCAGGAGCCGACAGGCGCGATGGTCGATCTCGCCAAAGCCATCACGGCGGATATCGGCGACGAGGCGGAGTTCAAGGTGGTGGCGTTTTCCGCGCTGATCCCGGCGCTTTCCAGCGGCAAGATCGACCTCATCTCGGCCGGTATGTTCGCCACCGACGAGCGCAAGAAGGTGGTCGATTTCTCCACCCCCGTCTATTCCTACGGCGACGCCATGTTCGTCGCGGCGGACGACACGACGGACTACACGCTCGATGATCTGAAGGGCGAAACGGTCGGCGCGCAGATCGGCACGACATTTGCCGACAAGCTTCAGGCTCTCGGCACGTTCGGCGAGGTGAAACTCTACGATTCGATCGCCGACATCATGCGCGACGTGAAGCTCGGACGCATCAAGGCGGGCTTTGGCGACAAGCCGATCGTCGCCTATCAGGTCTCCCAAAAGCCGGAGCTCGGCGTGCGCCTCGTGGAGGGCTACGAGCCTATGCAGAAGGGCGATGTCGCTGTGGCCGTCTCCAAAGAAAATTCGGCCCTTCTGGAGAAGGTCAATGCGGCGATCGCAAAGCTGAAAGACAGCGGCGAACTCGACAAGATCTTCGCCAAATACGGCCTGTGA
- a CDS encoding amino acid ABC transporter permease: protein MSDFFVSAQIYLPILLKGMWLTISVTLLSLALATALGLVWALFRTSGVRWLSISTRIVVEFVRGIPILVVLFYIYFVMPEFGLDLTAFQAGVAGLALTYSCYIGETFRAGIEAVDRGQVEAAKSIGMKTPLMMRRVVLPQAFKIVVPPYANNMVMLLKDSSQVSVISVAELTMQGKMLASSTFDNMTVFTLVALLYLCLTVPLNFAMRYVEVKMGQAR, encoded by the coding sequence ATGAGCGACTTCTTCGTCAGTGCGCAAATCTACCTGCCCATCCTCCTCAAGGGCATGTGGCTGACGATTTCCGTCACGCTCCTGTCGCTTGCGCTCGCCACCGCGCTTGGGCTGGTCTGGGCGCTGTTTCGCACCTCCGGCGTTCGCTGGCTTTCCATCTCGACGCGCATCGTGGTGGAATTCGTGCGCGGCATCCCGATCCTGGTCGTTCTTTTCTACATCTATTTCGTGATGCCGGAATTCGGCCTCGACCTCACCGCCTTCCAGGCAGGCGTCGCGGGCCTCGCGCTCACCTATTCCTGCTATATCGGCGAGACGTTTCGAGCGGGCATCGAAGCCGTCGACAGAGGCCAGGTGGAGGCCGCCAAGTCGATCGGCATGAAGACGCCCTTGATGATGCGCCGGGTGGTGCTGCCGCAGGCCTTCAAGATCGTGGTGCCGCCCTATGCCAACAACATGGTGATGCTTCTGAAGGATTCCTCGCAGGTGTCGGTGATTTCGGTCGCCGAACTCACCATGCAGGGCAAGATGCTCGCCTCCTCCACCTTCGACAACATGACCGTCTTCACGCTCGTCGCACTTCTCTATCTGTGCCTGACGGTGCCGCTCAATTTCGCCATGCGCTATGTCGAGGTGAAGATGGGACAGGCGCGATGA
- a CDS encoding plasma-membrane proton-efflux P-type ATPase produces MNDKTAPQPSERKPEGEAPAEAPVPQTDLKSGLTSDAAQERQTKFGENAISEEKTSPLQRLMRYFWAPIPWMIEAAAILSAALGDWADFAIIITMLLVNAAVDFWQERKAGNAIELLKESLALTARVLRDGTWQTLPAKELVPGDVVLLRIGNVTPADIRLVAGDYLSADEAALTGESMPVDKAVGDTAYSGSVVKLGEMTGVVTATGMNTYFGKTAQLVASAETRSHFQRAVLSIGNFLILTTLALVAVIVLVAVFRGTPFWETVQFSLILTVAAIPVALPTVLSVTMAVGAEKLARMKAIVSRLVAIEELAGVDVLCVDKTGTLTMNALTVADIVPEQGVEAADVMLAAQLASNANDPDPIDKAVLAAEGPAAAEDYVIGDFTPFDPVSKRTMVETTLGDRKIAFSKGAPQVILDLAMPPAEIRARIEAEVDRLADEGYRALGVARREGDAWHLLGLVSIFDPPREDAAATIAETGRMGLGVKMITGDHEAIARQIAGKLGLRRNIRSADAVFADGSDGEVSDRIEQADGVARVLPEHKFKIVRALQDRGHIVAMTGDGVNDAPALKQADAGIAVSGATDAARAAADVVLTSSGLGVIASAIEEARRIFERMTSYATFRIAETIRVLVFMSLSILIFDFYPVTAVMIVLLAVLNDFPIMMIAYDNANVAEKPVRWNMPRVLTIASCLGLLGVAETFLLFWYVDTVMHLPREVIQTVIFLKLLVAGHLTLYVTRNQRWFWSKPFPSLRLFLTTEATQILGTLVAVYGIFVAPIGWTYALGVWAYALAWLPIESAIAIALRRALDMKAAHQASHLARTEGRLAGR; encoded by the coding sequence ATGAACGATAAAACGGCCCCACAGCCCTCTGAAAGAAAACCGGAGGGCGAGGCTCCGGCTGAGGCACCCGTGCCGCAAACCGATCTCAAATCCGGGCTGACGAGCGATGCGGCCCAAGAGCGGCAGACAAAGTTCGGCGAAAACGCCATCAGCGAAGAGAAGACGAGCCCCCTCCAGCGCCTCATGCGCTATTTCTGGGCGCCGATCCCGTGGATGATCGAGGCGGCGGCAATCCTCTCCGCGGCGCTTGGTGACTGGGCCGATTTTGCCATCATCATCACCATGCTCCTCGTCAATGCGGCCGTGGATTTCTGGCAGGAGCGCAAGGCAGGTAATGCCATCGAGCTTTTGAAGGAGAGCCTTGCGCTCACTGCCCGCGTCCTGCGCGACGGCACCTGGCAGACGCTGCCAGCGAAGGAATTGGTCCCGGGCGATGTCGTGCTTTTGCGCATCGGCAATGTCACGCCCGCCGACATCCGGCTCGTGGCCGGCGATTATCTGAGCGCGGACGAGGCGGCGCTGACGGGTGAATCCATGCCGGTCGACAAGGCGGTCGGCGATACCGCCTATTCCGGTTCCGTCGTCAAGCTCGGCGAGATGACGGGCGTTGTGACGGCGACCGGCATGAACACCTATTTCGGCAAGACGGCGCAGCTCGTCGCCTCTGCCGAGACCCGCTCGCATTTCCAGCGAGCGGTGCTCTCTATCGGGAATTTCCTGATTCTGACGACGCTCGCCCTCGTCGCCGTCATCGTGCTCGTTGCCGTCTTCCGCGGCACGCCCTTCTGGGAGACCGTGCAATTCTCGCTCATCCTGACGGTGGCGGCGATCCCGGTGGCTTTGCCGACCGTCCTGTCGGTGACGATGGCGGTCGGTGCGGAAAAGCTCGCCCGTATGAAAGCGATCGTCTCGCGCCTCGTGGCGATCGAGGAATTGGCCGGCGTCGATGTCCTTTGCGTCGACAAGACCGGCACCTTGACGATGAACGCGCTCACCGTCGCCGACATCGTCCCCGAACAGGGGGTGGAGGCGGCCGACGTGATGCTCGCCGCGCAGCTTGCAAGCAACGCCAATGATCCCGATCCGATCGACAAGGCGGTGCTCGCTGCCGAAGGGCCGGCCGCCGCTGAAGACTACGTGATCGGTGATTTCACGCCCTTCGACCCGGTGTCGAAACGCACCATGGTGGAGACGACGTTAGGCGATCGCAAAATCGCCTTCTCCAAGGGCGCGCCCCAGGTCATTCTCGATCTCGCCATGCCGCCGGCGGAGATCCGTGCGCGCATCGAGGCAGAGGTGGACCGCCTGGCCGACGAAGGCTACCGCGCCCTCGGCGTGGCGCGCCGCGAGGGTGACGCCTGGCACTTGCTCGGCCTCGTCTCGATTTTCGATCCGCCGCGCGAGGATGCGGCCGCGACCATCGCCGAGACCGGTCGAATGGGCCTTGGCGTCAAGATGATCACCGGCGATCATGAGGCGATTGCTCGCCAGATCGCGGGCAAACTCGGTCTTCGTCGCAATATCCGCTCGGCCGACGCCGTCTTTGCCGATGGCAGCGACGGCGAGGTCAGCGACCGCATCGAACAGGCCGACGGCGTCGCCCGCGTTCTGCCCGAGCACAAATTCAAGATCGTGCGCGCCTTGCAGGATCGCGGCCATATCGTGGCGATGACCGGCGACGGCGTGAACGATGCCCCCGCCTTGAAACAGGCCGATGCCGGCATCGCGGTAAGCGGAGCGACGGATGCGGCGCGTGCCGCGGCCGATGTCGTGCTGACGAGCTCGGGTCTCGGCGTCATCGCCTCGGCGATCGAAGAGGCGCGGCGGATCTTCGAACGTATGACGAGCTACGCCACCTTCCGCATCGCCGAGACGATCCGGGTGCTCGTGTTCATGAGCCTGTCGATCCTGATCTTCGATTTCTATCCGGTGACGGCCGTCATGATCGTGCTTCTGGCGGTCCTGAACGACTTCCCGATCATGATGATCGCCTATGACAACGCCAATGTCGCCGAAAAGCCGGTGCGCTGGAACATGCCGCGTGTGCTCACCATCGCAAGCTGCCTCGGTCTTCTGGGCGTGGCCGAAACCTTCCTGCTCTTCTGGTACGTCGACACGGTCATGCATTTGCCGCGCGAGGTCATCCAGACGGTGATCTTCCTGAAGCTTCTCGTCGCCGGCCACCTGACACTCTACGTCACGCGCAACCAGCGCTGGTTCTGGTCGAAACCTTTCCCGAGCCTCAGGCTGTTCCTGACGACGGAGGCGACGCAGATCCTTGGCACGCTGGTGGCCGTCTACGGCATCTTTGTTGCGCCGATCGGCTGGACCTATGCGCTGGGCGTGTGGGCCTACGCGCTTGCATGGCTTCCGATCGAGAGCGCGATTGCGATCGCCTTGCGTCGCGCCCTCGACATGAAGGCTGCGCATCAGGCGAGCCATTTGGCGCGGACGGAGGGTCGCCTCGCCGGGCGCTGA
- a CDS encoding NAD(P)/FAD-dependent oxidoreductase, whose amino-acid sequence MPEHVASLWAATATPAPDTPPLLGEVSADVAVIGAGFTGLSTALRLAEGGAKVVVVDKHGPGFGASGRNGGHVIPGLKYDPETLDRLYGEATTEFAGHTADTTFALIAKQGIACDAQQGAWIQASLKQSHLPLLRTRMEEWQRRGAPVEMLDAAGMAEKTGSERFAGGWIDRRAGRLHPLNYARGLAKAAIAAGVRICGESEARSLTRTGSGWTVAVGPRGQLSANEVVVATNGYTGNLWPKLKATVVPATSIQIATRPLPEALLAKILPERSVVSDSRRIANYFRIGPENRFMIGGRGPFGAPEVPGDYRRVLAAMHTLYPQTRELAIDYFWAGRVAMTRDHLPHVHQPAPNLTMALGYNGRGVGLATSLGQAIGAHLLDRSAPLPLKLTDITPLPVHGLHPIYATAMINYYRLRDFFEK is encoded by the coding sequence ATGCCAGAACATGTCGCTTCTCTTTGGGCCGCCACCGCCACGCCGGCGCCGGACACACCGCCACTTCTCGGCGAGGTCAGCGCCGATGTCGCCGTCATCGGCGCAGGCTTTACGGGTCTTTCCACCGCGCTCAGGCTTGCCGAAGGCGGTGCCAAGGTCGTGGTCGTCGACAAGCACGGGCCGGGTTTCGGCGCGAGCGGGCGCAATGGCGGCCATGTAATCCCCGGTCTCAAATACGATCCCGAGACGCTCGACAGGCTCTACGGCGAGGCCACGACGGAGTTTGCCGGGCACACGGCGGACACGACGTTCGCGCTCATCGCCAAACAGGGCATCGCCTGCGACGCCCAACAGGGCGCCTGGATCCAGGCCTCGCTCAAACAGAGCCATCTGCCGCTCCTTCGCACCCGCATGGAAGAATGGCAGCGACGCGGGGCACCTGTCGAAATGCTCGATGCGGCGGGCATGGCGGAAAAGACCGGCAGCGAGCGTTTCGCCGGCGGCTGGATCGATCGCCGCGCGGGGCGCCTGCACCCGCTCAATTACGCCCGCGGGCTTGCCAAAGCGGCGATCGCGGCCGGCGTGCGCATCTGCGGGGAGAGCGAAGCACGTTCGCTCACGCGCACAGGGAGCGGCTGGACAGTCGCGGTCGGCCCAAGGGGCCAGCTCAGCGCGAATGAGGTGGTCGTGGCGACCAACGGCTATACGGGGAACCTGTGGCCCAAACTCAAGGCAACGGTGGTGCCGGCAACCAGCATCCAGATCGCCACCAGACCGCTTCCTGAGGCGCTTCTCGCCAAAATCCTGCCCGAACGCAGCGTCGTCTCCGACAGCCGGCGTATCGCCAATTATTTCCGCATCGGACCGGAGAACCGCTTCATGATCGGCGGGCGCGGCCCCTTCGGCGCTCCGGAAGTGCCGGGCGATTACCGTCGGGTGCTTGCGGCCATGCACACGCTCTATCCGCAGACACGAGAGCTCGCGATCGACTATTTCTGGGCAGGTCGCGTGGCGATGACGCGCGATCACCTTCCGCATGTGCATCAGCCGGCGCCCAATCTCACCATGGCACTCGGCTACAACGGGCGCGGCGTCGGGCTTGCGACCTCGCTCGGCCAGGCGATCGGTGCGCATCTTCTCGACCGCTCAGCACCCCTGCCGCTGAAGCTCACCGACATCACGCCTTTGCCGGTGCACGGCCTGCACCCGATCTACGCCACGGCGATGATCAACTATTACCGGCTGAGGGATTTTTTCGAGAAATAG
- a CDS encoding L,D-transpeptidase gives MFEKSRGVAVRLPAAAALALALAACTTTRPAQPEGPRVDQSYVRMYGPVQDDGWNVQAIDVSKVDPRYLRQIVDYNSPYPAGTIVVDPYERFLYLVMENGKAMRYGVGVARSGMEFAGKAEVARKAEWPRWTPTQAMIKREPERYGKVADGLDGGISNPLGARALYLYKNGRDTLYRIHGTNEPWSIGKAVSSGCIRLFNQDIIDLASRVPPGSRVVVLDRSQSGQGTVPNGPMAAGPQSGAAVTGGLS, from the coding sequence ATGTTTGAGAAAAGCCGCGGGGTGGCCGTGCGGCTTCCGGCCGCTGCTGCGCTTGCCTTGGCGTTGGCCGCCTGCACGACGACCCGACCCGCACAGCCCGAAGGCCCGCGCGTCGATCAGAGTTACGTTCGCATGTATGGGCCGGTCCAGGATGATGGCTGGAACGTCCAGGCAATTGACGTGTCGAAGGTCGATCCGCGCTATCTGCGCCAGATTGTCGATTACAATTCACCTTATCCGGCCGGCACCATCGTCGTCGATCCTTACGAGCGCTTCCTCTATCTCGTGATGGAGAACGGCAAGGCGATGCGCTACGGCGTCGGTGTCGCCCGTTCAGGAATGGAATTTGCCGGTAAGGCTGAGGTTGCGCGCAAGGCCGAATGGCCGCGGTGGACGCCGACGCAGGCGATGATCAAGCGCGAGCCCGAGAGATACGGCAAGGTTGCCGACGGCCTCGATGGCGGCATTTCCAATCCGCTCGGTGCGCGGGCGCTTTATCTTTATAAGAACGGTCGCGATACGCTCTACCGCATTCACGGAACCAACGAGCCCTGGTCGATCGGCAAAGCCGTTTCCTCGGGCTGTATCCGACTGTTCAACCAGGACATCATCGATCTCGCCAGCCGCGTCCCCCCGGGTTCGCGCGTCGTCGTGTTGGATCGCTCGCAGTCCGGTCAGGGAACGGTGCCGAATGGCCCGATGGCTGCGGGACCTCAGTCAGGCGCCGCGGTGACGGGAGGGCTGAGCTGA